The following coding sequences are from one Yoonia sp. GPGPB17 window:
- a CDS encoding DUF1772 domain-containing protein translates to MWGSTFNILAICGSAGFAGVMLCIGVTLGTYWRSLPPAEFLEWFAANGKFNSNTIPLIVAPTLIGLIGSLVIGWQLPDRLLWGLSLGCIIIVMALTFAYFVPSNSAFASGQVPVEAVAEKLNQWINLHYLRIVFAFIAAAIGCMAIRT, encoded by the coding sequence ATGTGGGGGTCAACTTTTAACATTCTTGCGATTTGCGGATCGGCTGGATTTGCTGGCGTTATGTTATGCATCGGGGTGACACTCGGAACCTACTGGCGAAGCCTGCCACCGGCAGAGTTTCTAGAGTGGTTTGCGGCAAACGGTAAGTTTAATTCCAATACGATTCCGCTGATTGTTGCGCCTACCTTGATCGGGTTGATTGGATCGCTTGTGATTGGTTGGCAATTACCTGACAGGTTGTTGTGGGGTCTTAGCCTAGGCTGCATAATCATCGTCATGGCCCTCACTTTTGCCTACTTCGTGCCGTCAAATTCAGCTTTTGCTAGTGGGCAAGTGCCTGTAGAGGCTGTTGCAGAAAAGCTCAACCAGTGGATCAACCTGCACTATCTCCGTATTGTATTCGCCTTTATCGCGGCAGCAATTGGATGTATGGCAATCCGAACATGA
- a CDS encoding ATP-binding protein: MQGMIVRNHLSRIEQALETQAGVVLLGPRQVGKTTLAQDMSDARDAVYLDMERLADRQILEEPDLYLDEQAGKLVVIDEVQLMPGLFGTLRGQIDRRRRAGHRTGQFLLLGSASNTLLQQSAESLAGRVSYHELTPITLDEVGQGALAQLWLRGGFPDSFLAGSDRESLTWREDFIRTYLERDIPSFGLRIPAETLRRFWTMLAHEQGGLLNAAKIAAGLGVSGQSVARYLDLLVDLMLVRRLPPWHANAGKRLVKSPKVYIRDAGLTHALLGLATTEALLGHPVVGGSWEGFCIENLIAAAPRGTEASFYRSSAGAEIDLILKLPDQSLWAIEVKRTTSPKVTRGFHIASDELDVTELLLVYAGDREVPGQGACAPCPWQWPSRSCARFRSMPRFQSTRIVAIRLS; the protein is encoded by the coding sequence ATGCAAGGTATGATTGTTCGAAACCATCTCAGCCGCATTGAGCAGGCGTTGGAAACCCAAGCGGGTGTCGTCCTGCTCGGCCCACGTCAGGTCGGCAAGACAACCTTGGCGCAGGATATGTCCGATGCCCGTGATGCGGTCTATCTCGATATGGAACGACTTGCCGATCGGCAAATCCTTGAGGAGCCAGATCTCTATCTGGATGAACAAGCAGGCAAGCTCGTTGTGATCGACGAGGTGCAGCTCATGCCGGGGCTATTTGGCACGTTACGTGGTCAAATTGATCGAAGGCGGCGGGCGGGGCATCGCACGGGGCAGTTTCTGCTGCTGGGATCAGCGTCTAACACGCTTTTGCAGCAAAGCGCTGAATCTCTGGCTGGTCGGGTGAGTTATCACGAACTGACGCCAATTACCCTTGATGAGGTAGGGCAGGGGGCTTTGGCGCAGCTTTGGCTAAGGGGCGGATTTCCGGACAGTTTTCTGGCGGGTTCGGATCGCGAAAGCCTGACATGGCGAGAGGATTTCATCCGCACGTATCTTGAGCGGGACATCCCATCGTTTGGTCTGCGCATCCCGGCTGAAACCCTGCGCCGGTTTTGGACCATGTTAGCGCATGAGCAGGGTGGATTGCTGAATGCTGCCAAGATCGCAGCGGGCCTCGGTGTCTCTGGGCAAAGTGTAGCCCGGTATCTCGATCTCCTCGTGGATCTGATGCTCGTTCGGCGTCTGCCGCCCTGGCATGCAAATGCAGGCAAGCGGCTGGTGAAATCTCCCAAGGTCTATATTCGTGATGCGGGTCTCACCCATGCATTGCTTGGGTTGGCAACTACGGAGGCTCTATTGGGTCATCCCGTTGTCGGCGGATCATGGGAAGGCTTCTGCATTGAAAACCTGATCGCTGCCGCCCCAAGGGGCACGGAGGCCAGTTTCTACCGATCATCTGCGGGGGCTGAAATCGATCTGATCCTCAAACTGCCCGATCAGAGCCTTTGGGCCATTGAGGTCAAACGCACGACCAGCCCGAAGGTGACACGCGGGTTCCACATCGCCTCGGATGAACTTGATGTCACCGAGCTGCTCTTGGTCTATGCAGGCGATCGCGAAGTGCCGGGGCAGGGGGCCTGCGCGCCATGCCCTTGGCAATGGCCATCGAGAAGTTGCGCGCGCTTTAGATCCATGCCGCGGTTTCAATCGACAAGGATCGTAGCCATTCGGCTGTCTTGA
- the repC gene encoding plasmid replication protein RepC, whose amino-acid sequence MKNTGWRKPTPGLGVAEQLAQAGERVAVPKTRAFVAVKRVGAHIGLKAGDMMLLDTLGAFTQAQDWEEGRRPIVWASNAYLMEQTGFSLSALKRHARRLAEAGAIAFKDSPNGKRWGKRDAEGIIVEAYGFDLSPLSARVDEFEQLHGHLQAERELCQRLKRQITVARRMIRARIEAAVSGALRGPWAQFTGLLEDLLGRLQRRNEGSERLIGLLTWFKELQERVETAYLKAAQPVEVVENTSETIEQVSHKTQQMNPREVISEPHILITKQLDPVISNSSEKKEAAGVIPNAQPEERVDSALENWVVEVRKKRTAVDLPTIMQACPEFASWARSMGGFMKDWGDLHRVAGQLRPMIGISEHAWNTAQEMLGKQVATAALVLVFEKHSTGEVASPGGYLRGMVEKAGAGELHLERSFFGRLSAVAA is encoded by the coding sequence ATGAAAAATACAGGTTGGCGCAAGCCGACACCGGGTCTTGGGGTTGCAGAGCAACTTGCTCAAGCCGGTGAACGGGTAGCTGTACCCAAAACAAGGGCATTTGTGGCCGTTAAGCGCGTTGGTGCGCATATCGGTCTTAAGGCAGGCGATATGATGCTCCTGGACACGCTGGGGGCCTTCACACAGGCCCAGGACTGGGAAGAGGGCAGGCGACCCATCGTTTGGGCGTCTAACGCCTATCTCATGGAACAGACCGGATTCTCACTCTCTGCTCTTAAACGCCATGCGCGACGCTTAGCTGAGGCAGGAGCCATTGCCTTCAAGGACAGCCCCAACGGCAAGCGGTGGGGCAAGAGAGACGCTGAGGGCATCATTGTCGAGGCCTATGGCTTTGATCTGTCCCCATTGTCGGCGCGTGTGGACGAGTTTGAGCAGCTACACGGCCATCTACAAGCCGAGCGAGAGTTGTGCCAGCGTCTGAAGCGCCAGATCACAGTCGCTCGGCGCATGATCCGCGCACGGATCGAAGCGGCCGTTAGTGGCGCACTCAGAGGCCCGTGGGCGCAGTTCACAGGTCTGCTCGAGGATCTTCTGGGCCGTTTGCAACGTCGAAACGAAGGCTCTGAGCGTCTTATAGGCCTGCTGACATGGTTCAAAGAGCTTCAGGAGCGTGTGGAAACAGCCTACCTCAAAGCAGCTCAGCCAGTTGAAGTTGTGGAAAACACCTCTGAAACGATCGAACAAGTGTCTCATAAGACTCAACAAATGAACCCCAGGGAGGTCATTTCTGAACCTCATATACTAATTACAAAACAACTCGATCCTGTAATTAGTAATTCCTCAGAAAAAAAGGAAGCGGCGGGCGTTATCCCCAATGCGCAACCGGAAGAGCGTGTTGATAGCGCGTTGGAAAATTGGGTTGTTGAGGTACGCAAAAAGCGAACTGCTGTCGATCTGCCAACAATCATGCAGGCTTGTCCTGAATTTGCCTCCTGGGCTCGCAGTATGGGCGGATTCATGAAGGATTGGGGCGATCTGCATCGGGTTGCAGGACAACTCAGGCCTATGATTGGTATTTCAGAGCATGCATGGAATACCGCGCAGGAAATGTTGGGCAAACAGGTGGCAACGGCAGCTTTGGTGCTGGTCTTTGAGAAACACAGCACGGGTGAAGTTGCTTCACCAGGTGGATATCTGCGTGGTATGGTTGAAAAGGCCGGGGCAGGGGAGTTGCATCTCGAGCGGAGCTTCTTTGGCCGGTTGAGCGCGGTGGCGGCGTGA
- the repB gene encoding plasmid partitioning protein RepB has translation MARKDLLKSVMVDTTHSTSGSERSSYAMRGASKSMKVSIDSLAENSKRLLEGETIVEIDTDLIDASFVNDRLSGDDDAFDDLKSSIAATGQDTPVLLRHHPEASGRYMIVFGHRRVRVARALSRPVRAVVKDMDDVAHILAQGQENTARADLSFIEKALFAKNLRDLDQEKDIIQQALTVDGTLLSRMLSVASIVPEHLIEAIGPAKQIGRDRWEDFKKLMAEKANLKVADRILATDGFDQLDSDTKFEILHSKVAEAGRVPKRRSAKAAPAKRTWTAGEGRIKGVVGRTGRAYNISLTSKDSAGFGEFLSENLDQLYADYLAQSEETSTP, from the coding sequence ATGGCTAGAAAAGATCTGTTGAAATCCGTGATGGTTGACACCACTCACAGTACGTCTGGATCTGAACGCTCCAGCTACGCAATGCGCGGCGCATCAAAATCAATGAAGGTCTCTATCGACAGTCTTGCCGAAAACTCGAAGCGCTTGCTTGAAGGCGAGACTATCGTCGAGATTGATACCGATCTCATCGATGCATCGTTCGTCAATGATCGTCTGAGCGGCGATGACGACGCCTTTGATGATCTGAAAAGTTCGATCGCAGCCACCGGTCAAGACACGCCGGTTCTCTTGCGTCATCATCCAGAAGCCTCCGGCAGGTACATGATTGTCTTCGGGCATCGTCGCGTTCGTGTTGCGCGCGCGCTGAGCCGTCCAGTTCGAGCCGTTGTCAAAGACATGGACGATGTCGCGCATATTCTCGCACAGGGCCAAGAGAATACAGCCCGCGCAGACTTGTCCTTCATTGAAAAAGCTCTGTTCGCGAAGAACCTTCGCGACCTTGATCAGGAAAAAGATATTATTCAACAAGCCCTGACAGTCGATGGAACGCTATTGTCGCGCATGCTCTCAGTCGCAAGCATCGTTCCCGAGCACCTGATCGAAGCGATTGGGCCAGCCAAACAGATCGGTCGTGATCGCTGGGAAGACTTCAAGAAGCTGATGGCCGAAAAAGCCAATCTCAAGGTGGCGGACCGCATCTTGGCGACGGATGGCTTTGATCAACTTGATAGCGACACGAAGTTTGAGATTTTGCACAGCAAGGTGGCCGAGGCGGGCAGGGTGCCCAAACGGCGGAGCGCCAAAGCAGCGCCAGCAAAACGCACCTGGACGGCTGGAGAAGGCCGTATCAAGGGCGTCGTTGGTCGCACAGGTCGCGCCTACAACATCTCGCTGACATCTAAGGATTCCGCTGGGTTTGGGGAGTTTCTCTCTGAGAACCTCGATCAGCTTTATGCGGATTATCTCGCTCAATCTGAGGAGACATCGACACCATGA